One genomic window of Kiritimatiellia bacterium includes the following:
- a CDS encoding circularly permuted type 2 ATP-grasp protein → MISPNSLNEFHYDEIGAYDELIEGGEFRPHARAIGEMLLAQPWEVLVRHQQSAERMMRDLGATFTVYGNAEGTEKILPFDIVPRLVTASDWDRIERGLIQRVEALNLFLQDVYGAQRMIKEGRIPAEVVRSAAHFRQECVGLEPPLGVWCHITGTDLVRDEKGDFYVLEDNLRCPSGVSYVLENRRVMKRIFPELFQRLGVRPVEDYPDRLLDVLQAIAPEHRAKPSVVVLTPGPYNSAYFEHSLLARAMGVPLVQGEDLMVHQGRVLLRTTSGLEPVDVIYRRIDDDFLDPLAFRPDSVLGVPGLMEAYCSGGVAIANAPGTGVADDKVVYAYVPEMIRFFLDQEPILPNVPTYLCWVESDRNYVLEHIDRLVVKAANESGGYGMLIGPVATRAELNDFRNRIRAAPRNYIAQPVISLSTAPVLVKDRFEPRHVDLRPFILYGHSIRVLPGGLTRVALKKGSLVVNSSQGGGSKDTWVLSEDTC, encoded by the coding sequence GTGATTTCTCCGAATTCATTGAATGAATTCCATTACGATGAGATCGGCGCATATGACGAATTAATCGAAGGAGGCGAATTTCGTCCCCATGCCCGGGCGATTGGCGAGATGTTGCTCGCGCAGCCCTGGGAGGTTCTGGTCCGCCATCAACAATCCGCCGAGCGGATGATGCGCGATCTCGGGGCGACCTTTACCGTCTACGGGAATGCGGAAGGGACGGAGAAGATCCTGCCGTTTGACATCGTGCCGCGGCTGGTGACGGCGTCTGACTGGGACCGGATTGAGAGGGGGCTGATCCAGCGCGTCGAGGCCCTTAATCTGTTTCTGCAGGATGTATATGGCGCCCAGCGGATGATCAAAGAGGGGCGGATCCCCGCCGAAGTGGTGCGATCGGCTGCGCATTTTCGGCAGGAATGCGTGGGTCTCGAGCCTCCGCTGGGTGTCTGGTGTCACATCACCGGTACAGATCTGGTTCGAGACGAAAAGGGCGATTTTTACGTGCTGGAAGACAATCTGCGCTGCCCGTCGGGCGTCTCCTATGTGCTGGAGAACCGCCGGGTAATGAAACGCATTTTTCCGGAGCTATTCCAGCGGCTGGGCGTGCGGCCCGTCGAGGATTACCCCGACCGCCTCCTCGATGTGCTGCAGGCGATCGCGCCAGAGCACCGAGCCAAGCCAAGCGTTGTTGTCCTAACCCCTGGACCCTACAACTCGGCGTATTTCGAGCATTCGCTGCTCGCGCGGGCCATGGGCGTGCCGCTGGTACAGGGCGAGGACCTTATGGTGCATCAGGGCCGAGTCCTCCTGCGGACGACAAGCGGCTTGGAGCCGGTCGACGTCATCTATCGTCGAATTGACGACGATTTTTTGGACCCTTTGGCCTTTCGGCCCGATTCGGTGCTCGGAGTGCCCGGACTGATGGAGGCCTATTGCAGCGGAGGCGTTGCGATCGCCAACGCGCCGGGGACGGGCGTCGCGGACGACAAGGTTGTCTACGCCTACGTGCCAGAGATGATCCGATTTTTTCTGGATCAGGAACCTATCCTGCCCAACGTCCCGACCTATCTGTGTTGGGTCGAATCCGACCGGAACTACGTCCTCGAGCACATCGACCGACTGGTCGTCAAAGCGGCCAACGAATCCGGCGGATACGGCATGTTGATCGGGCCGGTGGCGACGCGAGCGGAACTGAATGACTTTCGCAACCGCATCCGGGCGGCGCCGCGGAATTACATCGCGCAGCCCGTCATCTCGCTGTCCACCGCGCCTGTCCTTGTCAAGGATCGTTTCGAGCCCCGTCATGTTGATCTCCGTCCATTCATTCTTTATGGGCATTCGATCCGCGTGTTGCCCGGCGGTCTCACGCGGGTGGCGCTGAAGAAAGGTTCGCTCGTCGTCAATTCCTCTCAGGGCGGGGGTAGCAAGGATACCTGGGTTTTGTCGGAGGACACATGCTGA
- a CDS encoding succinate dehydrogenase cytochrome b subunit, whose protein sequence is MSKPCFLCSSVGRKVVAAISGIALMLFIVVHLAGNLTLLVPDQGATFNAYAHKLNSLGPLLWVARAGLLIFFLGHVITAIGVRLDERRLRPIGYELRASKGGPSKQTWSSRSMLITGLILLVFVPFHIWMFSLNQGAPHARVVQDGVEMKDVYLAVVKGFKDPVKAWGYVVVMVLLGFHLRHGFWSSLQSLGALSARWTPAIYAAGLVFALLMAIGFLILPLYILYAGPDPATLRLAAGG, encoded by the coding sequence ATGAGCAAACCTTGTTTTCTCTGTTCCTCTGTCGGGCGAAAGGTCGTTGCAGCCATTTCGGGCATCGCGTTGATGCTCTTCATCGTCGTGCACCTCGCAGGGAATCTGACCTTGCTCGTTCCCGACCAGGGGGCGACGTTCAATGCGTATGCACACAAACTCAACTCCCTGGGACCGCTGCTGTGGGTCGCTCGCGCGGGGCTGTTGATTTTCTTTCTGGGCCATGTGATTACGGCGATCGGCGTCCGCCTCGACGAGCGTCGTCTGCGGCCGATCGGATACGAGTTGCGCGCCAGTAAGGGCGGTCCGAGCAAACAAACCTGGTCGTCGAGGTCAATGCTGATCACCGGTCTGATCCTCTTGGTGTTTGTGCCGTTCCACATATGGATGTTTTCGCTTAACCAGGGTGCGCCGCACGCGAGGGTGGTTCAGGATGGGGTTGAAATGAAAGACGTCTACCTTGCCGTCGTGAAGGGTTTCAAAGATCCTGTGAAGGCGTGGGGCTATGTGGTCGTGATGGTGCTGCTCGGATTCCACCTTCGCCATGGATTTTGGAGCTCTCTCCAGTCACTCGGCGCACTGAGTGCAAGGTGGACGCCGGCAATTTATGCGGCGGGTCTGGTGTTCGCGCTGCTCATGGCGATCGGTTTCCTGATTTTGCCCCTCTACATTCTGTATGCCGGCCCGGACCCCGCGACACTCCGATTGGCCGCTGGGGGATGA
- a CDS encoding aspartate ammonia-lyase → MSATRLEKDSFGELAVPADAYYGVHTCRSLQNFNAAGEPVPREIIHGIVKLKLACAKANHHLGLLDDKKTGAILAACERILRGELDDQFPIDCFHAGSGTSCNMNVNEVIANVANEALGGRRGDRGLVHPNDDVNKGQSTNNIFPSAIRVANVDLTKNTLAALRQLIARLEEKAAEFSDVIKSGRTHLQDAVPMTLGQEFGAWAHALKKAARRIEEGRDKLLEIGEGGNAIGTGINTKKEFRPLIAKYLAEYTGDAYRPAENGIEITQFLTDKAEMSGALRLAAMDINKICNDLRLLCSGPNTGLAEIVLPPVEPGSSIMPGKINPSIAEATNMAMMQIMGHDAAVQIACGAGQLELNTHMPLIGLNMVKSHRILARAAVSLAEKCVAGIRANRDRCYQYFETSGGLATVLNPILGYDKVAALVKEALATKKTAKQLVVEKGLMTADQFDELVRNSTGPNL, encoded by the coding sequence ATGAGCGCAACGCGCCTCGAAAAGGATTCATTCGGCGAGCTTGCTGTGCCCGCCGATGCTTATTACGGCGTCCACACGTGTCGCTCTCTTCAAAATTTCAATGCGGCCGGAGAGCCCGTTCCCCGAGAAATCATTCACGGCATCGTCAAACTCAAGCTTGCCTGCGCAAAAGCCAACCATCACCTCGGGCTGCTCGATGACAAGAAAACCGGAGCCATCCTCGCAGCTTGCGAACGAATTCTGAGGGGCGAACTCGACGATCAGTTCCCGATCGATTGTTTCCACGCCGGATCGGGAACATCCTGTAACATGAATGTCAACGAGGTCATCGCCAACGTCGCCAACGAAGCTCTCGGCGGCCGGCGCGGCGACCGCGGGCTGGTCCACCCGAACGACGACGTCAATAAGGGCCAGTCCACCAACAACATCTTTCCCTCGGCGATCCGCGTGGCGAATGTGGATCTCACCAAAAATACGCTCGCGGCCCTGCGCCAGCTCATCGCGCGGTTAGAAGAGAAGGCGGCGGAATTTTCCGACGTGATCAAGAGCGGTCGCACGCACCTTCAGGACGCCGTGCCCATGACGCTAGGTCAGGAGTTTGGCGCATGGGCCCATGCGCTGAAAAAGGCGGCGCGGCGCATCGAGGAGGGTCGCGATAAACTGCTCGAAATTGGAGAGGGTGGCAATGCGATCGGGACAGGGATCAACACCAAAAAGGAGTTTCGCCCGCTGATCGCGAAATATCTCGCCGAATACACGGGCGATGCGTATCGGCCCGCCGAAAACGGCATCGAAATCACACAGTTTCTGACCGACAAGGCCGAAATGTCCGGTGCCCTCCGGTTGGCCGCGATGGACATCAATAAGATTTGCAATGATCTCCGGCTGCTCTGCTCCGGGCCCAACACGGGATTGGCGGAAATTGTCCTGCCCCCCGTCGAACCGGGCTCTTCGATCATGCCCGGCAAAATCAACCCGAGCATTGCCGAGGCGACCAACATGGCGATGATGCAAATCATGGGTCACGACGCAGCCGTCCAAATCGCTTGCGGCGCGGGCCAGTTGGAACTCAACACGCACATGCCGCTCATTGGTCTCAACATGGTCAAATCGCACCGCATCCTTGCGCGAGCAGCTGTCTCGCTGGCGGAAAAATGCGTCGCCGGAATTCGGGCAAACCGGGACCGCTGTTATCAATATTTCGAGACCAGCGGCGGCCTCGCCACGGTGCTGAATCCCATTTTGGGCTATGACAAGGTTGCCGCGCTGGTCAAGGAGGCGCTGGCGACCAAAAAGACCGCAAAACAGTTGGTCGTCGAAAAAGGGCTCATGACCGCCGATCAATTCGACGAGCTGGTCAGGAACAGTACCGGTCCCAACTTGTGA
- a CDS encoding Hsp20/alpha crystallin family protein, with protein sequence MIQVGKFGPWIVGAILALLIAAVAVQGYVLYQMQLNQGLLAVRSERTEPSVSPGQRTGANPSVQTPTQPDRDDWFADPFPGPLGDPFAEMERIREQMMRLFDESFRRFGSSPFGARDRLAPRLFSPSADIEDRGDKYIVRIDLPGVDKSEISVNLNGQTLSVSGQTAEVKDERDPSGRIIRQERRTGRFQRVLVLPGPVQGDNMEAKYVDGVLTIVVPKATRGDEPRRVTVL encoded by the coding sequence ATGATTCAAGTGGGAAAATTCGGCCCTTGGATCGTCGGCGCGATTCTGGCCCTTCTGATTGCGGCCGTGGCGGTCCAGGGTTACGTGCTCTACCAGATGCAACTCAATCAGGGGCTTCTCGCGGTCCGAAGCGAGCGGACAGAACCGTCCGTCTCCCCAGGCCAGCGGACCGGCGCAAACCCGTCGGTCCAAACGCCGACGCAACCGGATCGGGATGACTGGTTCGCAGATCCTTTCCCAGGTCCTCTGGGAGATCCATTCGCGGAAATGGAACGAATCCGCGAGCAGATGATGCGGCTGTTCGACGAGTCCTTCCGGCGGTTTGGCTCCTCGCCGTTTGGCGCGAGGGATCGACTGGCGCCCCGCCTCTTCTCGCCGAGCGCGGACATTGAGGACCGAGGCGACAAATACATTGTCCGCATCGATCTGCCCGGCGTGGACAAATCCGAAATCTCGGTGAATCTGAACGGCCAGACCCTCAGCGTCTCCGGCCAGACCGCCGAAGTGAAGGATGAGCGGGACCCTTCCGGCAGGATCATCCGGCAAGAGCGACGCACGGGTCGGTTTCAGCGCGTTCTCGTCTTGCCGGGTCCCGTGCAGGGTGATAATATGGAGGCGAAATATGTGGACGGCGTATTGACTATCGTCGTCCCCAAGGCGACGCGCGGAGACGAGCCTCGCCGAGTGACTGTTCTCTGA